ATCTCATTACTCTCTCAATCTcctataaaaaaaaatgattgaacatAGTATatgcatacatatatatatacattacaACATTGTGTAGTAATTAATAGGATAAGACTTAAGAGATATTTACTACACAAATATGTGAAACTCATATATTTAACAGGTGTATCTCATCATGCATCTTGTATATTGGGTTATAATGAATCGGGCCTAACCAAAAGAAATTCCTCTTTGAGAAGCATGCATGGCAAGAACACTGCACAAAAATTATCACATTTCCTTGTAGCATTGAATCACTAGAGATGAAGTTAGAAAACTAATATATAAGAATCAATGTTGCAGTCAACAGCATAACCATATTTTTTGGGCAATAATTGAGAAGCACGTGAAGTAtagaaatttttattaataatttacagAATTAATTCCCTCAATTTATGTGGGTGACaaattttaagattttagaaGCATTGAGTTGAACATCGATCCTTTGGAATTGCAATGATGGAATAAGCTATTAAGTATACGTAGGTGCATGTGCATTGCCCATGCTTAGGTCAAACTTTCATTCCATACAAACAAAAGCTGTTCTGCACCTTTTCCATCACTTTATCTTGAGATTGTATTCTACTTCACGTAATCAATTGCATGTTCACAGAAAAATGAACGCATATGCCCGGCCGGATTCTTTGGGATGCATGGAATGGGCACACCAATCAATACCATCATAAGTCATTGGATCAAATGATTATATTATATCtagaaataaaatatatctaGTTCAAATCACCTACTTCAAtattaaatcaaagaaaaaaCTATACATTTTCAAAGTATGAATGAtaagaaaaaaagagagaattTAAAGGAAAAACCCATGAAAATCTTGATGATTTTCCGGATCTTGTAGCCAATAAAATGAGCAAAGTGACACCAAGAAGTTGCACAAAACACCACAGATATCGAAACCTAGAAAGATTTTTATTCATGTGAAAACCAGTGATCAATCAGTTATTTACTATTTTTAGCATCATTTTGTGGGTCCTTATACATCCAAGTTAGCACGTGATCTAGTTCAACAATCCACAATTTTCCTAATTCCAGGACAAAGTACAAGTTGCTGCCGTGCAATGTAATCATGTCCTATGTTATCgatctcttctttcttcttcacatATATTTGATCTGCATCTCATTCTTTACACGTCTACTGCGAGGCCCAAAACCCACTTGAGAATCATCAATGGTGGTGTCTTTTGCAAATGGGTATTCGTCTGACAGAGATGATTTGTTATGCTAAAGATGTTATTCGCAGGAAATCTATGTCTAAACGTCCATTTCTGCAGCAACCATCTGCTCCTAGAGCTAATGTTCCTAGaggccattttgtgatttatgttGGAGaggaacagaagaagaagaagcgatTTGTAGTTCCAATTTCATATTTGAAGCAACCTTCGTTTCAGAAATTGTTAAGTAAAGCTGAAGAAGAGTTCGGTTTCAGTTATCCAATGGGAGGTCTCGTACTTccatgtcctgaagatgaattcaTCATTGCCACTTCTCACTTAAatacttagatttttttttttcttttttggcaCAATTGGTGATTAGATCTCAAACTTGAGACCTTATGATCCTAGAGACAATTTCAATACTTCTACCACTGAGTTAAAactgattaattttttttctttaaatattcTCTATTTGCTATTTGAGTAAATATATATGACTGTAGATTTTGTTAATAAAAGAGTTAATTGCTTAGTAGGCAAaacttaatttctcataattaattttaaatatataggactttaaaattattaatcaatTTTGACCTTCATTTTAGTTATGAGTTGTAATTGTATCAAAATTCTAAATTAATTGTGTAAAACAAGCTTATGgtacaattaataaaaaaaagataaTTCAGCCAAATGTTGTATCTATATATTGGTAATGGAACCCCCTTCtttaattttgagttgattttatttaattacatgtattcaaggtttttttttttttttttaattcatatcTTGAAAAAGATGTGATCATGTTTTCCTTACAAAACGAAAGATGCATAGATTATTTTACATTATATTATGTCATATATGTATTTTGAGAGACTTATCACACTTAATTGGAGCCAaaacttaaattaaataattttatgaattagtaaattaaaattaaaattaaaaattttatagttttagaaatgatttttaatattattaaattaaaatttattaactaatatagatatattattaattttaaatctatataaatattataaagctGAGTTTTGAAATAGTTTCACAAAATATTGTCAAGTGTTAATCTTTTGACAAGTAGCATCTAATATGGAGAAAATAAGTTAACCTATTATGCTTTATTTTCCTAACTCCCTCAATATTTTTTAAAACAGTAAATTCAGTTATAATAGCTTCCACTTTTGGTCTTCCATCCCTTCATATTCCATCTTTTCTACTTTTGGTCTTCCATCCCAATCATATTTCATCTTATGTTACAATAATAAAATCTCACTTTATTGCCATGAAAGTATCTTTAAAAGCTCAACACCACGGCAATTGCATCCTTCAATCACACTCTGATTGTCAAAAACTCTCTGAATTTGCACAAACCAACTAATCCATCCAAAGCTTCTTTCCTCATTAACCCTCTCCGGTCTGTTTATTCTATTGCAATGGAATATGACAATGGGAAAGTTAATTTATTACATTTTACGTTAGCAATAGCATGCCTATGAAGCGCAATTGGCTATAATCGTCTTTGTTCGATTAGTCAAACTAATTGGGAAGCTTCATGTTGGCACTATTTTTGTGAAGAAGGATCATGATGAGAACTCATTGTTCGAACTCAAAATAGATGAAGCTATTTATATTTTGGTCATCATTTAGATGTTGTGTTtgtatttattcattatattggCAGATTTTTCACAAATATCTTCAAAATATGTGCTTAAAATTTAACacatttttacatttttttaatattttttttaacttttcatATCCTATATTCTGATTAGATATTTTATTAACAATGAACACTAtacaattttaaatatatttaaagaaTTTGTGTGACGTTACTTTATCACCGAATATCTTGATTTCTTTACATTATATTTTTACACATATAGATCtatatttattataaatcataaatgtaaataaatttttaaatttttaatttataaatataaataattaaaaatttgattaaaataaagtgctattttataattttatataataataattaaaaaatctaTGCAACGCACGGATAAATgtctaattatttaaaattttaaagaatggtCTTGAGCCACCACATGATGATATATAACTTCTCTGAAGTAGTTCCTAAGGAACATGAGAtcctattaaaaaatttaagttgTTATCAGTACGATTCTGTTTAATTATAGTGAAGATCTATATTATTTTTGCAATTGACATGAGTAcaatttgttataattttttatcATGTGCCTTAAAATGGAAGCAAGCATTTGCCTTTTTGTTCACACAGATTTTTCATATATAGTATGATTCAGATGatctataaatattgattattttttgcTTCTTCGTGTAAGAGTcgattaaataaaaaaaacaaaaaaatcaaaagctataacatatttattttgacaaataagctaaaatcaaACTCAAAGATAAAAGCTAATTAGGTTAGTCtgattgggtttttttttttttttttcccactcGGTGTCTAGCCCACTGGCCGACTAATTCGGATCGTtacgacccaacttatgggccggatcggcactagaacctaggccagcctaaagcccaagaggcccgtaataagcctaactattcctcaacccaactctaaggcccatttgggcccaatttcaagaattcaaccggacaaagtctggccataaaatggaccttttaacggggagtttttgactcacccgacctgtaaatacaatatataatccattggggagctcagctcaccctccatatactcataataacataaaaataaatgggagctcggctccctcatccagtccaacatacatgcatataataagtttacaggtccaacatggtaaattatattatagactcaaatcaaataaatatttctaacacatgcggaaattataggagttaacagaattaaacaaatattacagacattaatagacgacctgcgaagaagaaaagcaggttaaccacaacaataatcctctagtagcctaaaaaaataatgaataggagtgagtgttcgactcagagagtaaaatatcaattttaaccataatctttataactatttaaagctaatgcaccatgtagagtgaaatgcaacatcgtcaatattttcacatcataacagcaaaaaggtaatctggagcactcacacacccgataaggtcaaacaatacataaatgagagctgatcccccatacaaccctcttaatccaacctctgccagagaAGATCTCAagtcagactttcgcttaataaaccaatacggggtcccagcgaagaactcaagtcgtgtctaccccaaaggaccgggtcctagcgaagatctcaagctgtgtctacccgtcctgtctatttccaacactataccacacgcacccTAACGCAtaaactgctccaaattaccacaaacaacatccatggcacttcaacatttataaatgcaatgtaaaacgtgcctagtatttaactacatagatacatacatataagtaatgcatgggcatgctgaaacatataataatatcgaaattacaattaaaattaatattttactcacagacttgactgcagtcactgtggcggatgggcggaggaagaaggctgttccggctcacctgacaattttattacaattattcagtacatttgactcaatacaaactaagaaaaagaccaaagatgtcctaagtcgtgccgaaaatctggcagagtctcccctatacctaggacctacccaaccagcaaaagggcttaaaacacacttctatattcacaaaccatacacccacaactcaatcacatcacacagcccctcctgggcccatccaaacagttatcaatcataatatgtaaaattatagtttagtccttataattgatcctttttgcaaaaactacccaaataagctctaaaaattctaaaattttgccccgcggttcttagcaatattactaagctaatgcaaaaagattcataattttctaagctaccacgaatattttatggatttttaatcccgttcaagcactagaaaattaagaaaaagtaagattcgggtttacctatgccgattccgatcccgggaatgcgctcgggacgtctaacaatggtggagtagccaaaatctcgacccaattctgagacttttttggtagcctgtctgtctggccagaaattcacagacATGGGCAACCATCGAATTTCcacacgaaattttctaagctcatttaatgcttgaaaaaatactacaaagttttgtggaacccaccgaaaaacggtgttgaaaaattttgaaatttatattgccgtgaagctctcgatgagtggagcgctctggtactctcggttttctcgtggggttcacagtttgcgagaaatctagtccaaaagtcgaaatgggctaaaacttctcgggcaaaaattgggcaaaccattcgatgaattttggtgttcttgctgtctatggaaagctctcgaggtgtagatggtgttttaCACAAGACCCGACTCAATCAGTGGCCGGATCGACTGGATTTCGGCTGGGAAGCTGAAACGGCAGGCACAAGTAGGTGGGGAGGCACTGGGGTGGCGCGCCGACAAGGTGGGGGGGCTGGGTGGCGGCGGCGCagcgtggggaggagggaggagagagaaaatgggagagagagaaagagacagGAACGCGCAGGgaagggaagaaaagaaaagaagaagaaggccggtccgatttGATCGGTCTGatctggtccggttcgattcggccggtctgattcaagatacaaaattttaaattttttactttgccttgggaccgaaaacgatgccaaaaaatttcaaaaaaattctagaaaactcagaaaaatttgtagagtccaaatatatttttagttttactacgtgatctttaaattaatttttaaaaatcatcaaagttttatattttcagaaaatcgaacccgatttctaaaatccgaaaaatttcaaataattttgtaaaatttaaataaaataaaatattaatattttcctaaaatttaataaatttaaaaattaggggtgttacattattctccccttacagaaaattcatcctcgaattttacataaggcagaataaagtacagaattacacattgaatagataagggtattTGCTACGCATGTGCCGCTCTGATTCTCagatgcactcttccactgactggctcctctataaaaccttaatcatagggatctgttttgatcttagctgcctcacttggtagtccactatggctacagattgctcctcaaacgtcaggtTTTCTTTTAACTCTACTACATCCGACTGTAGCACaggagaaggatcaggtatgtatttcctgagcatggagatgtgaagtacaggatgaacatgagaaaggttgggtggtaactccaaccggtaggcaactactccaactctatcagtaacctcaaaaggtccaatataccgaggtgccaacttgcccttctttccaaatctcatgactcgcttcattggagaaaccttcaggaataaatagtcgcctactgcaaactctatatCCCTCCGcctgggatctgcataactcttctgcctactgaaaggtGTTTTCAATCGTCCCCTTATTAAAGAAACTATCTCTGAAgtatactgcactaggtctacatcatgcacctttgcttctcccatttccgtccaacacaaaggagacctacactttcttccatatagtgcctcatagggtgccatccctatgctggaatgataactgctgttgtaggcaaactccaccaagggtagctgatcattccattgacctccaaaatccaaaacacacatgcgaagcatgtctttcagtgtttggattgtcctatCGGACtacccgtctgtctgagggtggaaagcggtactaaagttcaactgtgtgccaagtgcctcctacaacttcctccaaaactgagaagtgaactggggccctttgTCATATATTATGTaagccgaaactccatgcaatctgactatttctcgaatatagagctgggcatactgtgccacagaatatgtagtcttcacaggcaagaaatgagctaatTTAGTCAGATggtctataattacccatatcgaatcatatccccacgtagtacgaggcaacccagtcacaaaatctatagtaatcattttccacttccattctgagatagggagctcttgcagcttccctgacggcctctggtattcaaacttcaccttttgacaagtcaagcacttggacatgaagtctgctatgtctctcttcatgtcattccaccaatagctatgtTTCACATCattgtacatcttggtggagcctaggtggacattgtatagtgtgcctctcgcatgatttcatttctgagattgtccacgtcgagcacacatatcctggaaccttgcataagggtgccatcactggcaaatccaaactcaccacctttacCCTGCTGTActttttctatgatcttcatcaattgttggtctctgtgctggaaaactctaactctgtctcgcaggTCTAGTCTCATAGAAaaatgagccaataataccccctcatctaaaAGATCTAATATCAGACCTTGATCTATCAACTCATGTATTtcctgaatcaacagtctcttctttgctgatatgtgcgccaagctgccagaagattttctgctcaaagcatctgctattacattggccttcccagggtggtactggatggtacagtcatagtccttcaaaagctccatccatctcctctgtctcaaatttaaatccctctgttgaaagatgtacttcaaactcttgtggtcggtgtatatctcgcacactttaccatacaggtaatgtctccagatctttagtgcaaagactacagccgccatttccaaatcatgggtggggtagttctgctcatgcctcttcagctgccttgaagcataagccactacttttccattctacatcaaaacacaccctaagccaactctagaggcgtcacagtacacggtatatccttcaccacttgtTGGTAGTGTCAAcataggggcggtggttagacactccttaagcttctggaaactttcTTCACAGTCATttatccaaatgaatggaacattcttctgagttaacttagttaggggagctgctatcctgcacaaaacgcgtatagtagccagctaggctcaGAAAACTTTACACCTCAGTGACTggtgtaggcctaagccaatcagttacagcctcaattttcttaggatccacttgaatgccttcattagaaatcacgtgtcccaagaatgagatgctttctagccaaaattcacattttgaaaatttggcatatagctggtgctccctcaaagtctgcaacaccatcctcaaatgccacacatgttcttcctcggtccgagagtataccaaaatatcatctatgaatacaatgacaaaacggtctaagaatggcctgaacaccctgttcatcaagtccatgaaggctgctagtgcattaataagcccaaaagacatcaccaataactcataatgaccatatcttgtcctgaatgctgttttggacacatcatcattcctaattctcaactgatggtagcctgatcataAGTCTATCTTGGAAtaaaatctagctccttggagctgatcaaacagatcatcgatccaagaaagtggatacttgttcttcacagtcaccctgttcagctgtctataatcaatacacaacctcaaggacccatctttctttctcacgaatagaataagagtgccccagggtgaagtgctcagacgtatgaaaccctagtccaaaagctcctgtagttgctcctttagctctttcaattctgctggtgccatcctgtgaggcggcattgatatgggctttgtacccggcacaacattaatgcagaactctatttcccttcctggtggcaaccctagaagctcctcagggaagacatccatgaattctttgacaataggaacattttctatattgacaccttctacagatgtatctctcaccaattccaaaTGCccatgacatccacgcctcaatatttttctagcactaattgctgacaccaaattatatggagccacactcctgtcaccgtcaaagctaaactcttccacaccaaatatgtggaaatacacctttttgttcttgCAGTCTAATGTGGCATAATGGGTtgctaaccaatccattcccaaaattacatcgaaatccattactggtagaggaaccaagtttgctgggaggatctttccatccactactactgggctacccgaaaaAACTATATCTACatttatgttgtcactaagtggggtagctacagacaaagggcattctaaagttgtagggttcctacccaatctcatggaaaacactggggagacaaatgagtacgtagtacccggatctatcaaaacacgagccacataggaacagactagaagaatacctgtcacaactgcattggaagcctgagcaacctggtgggtcagggtgaaaacccgagcttgacccctaccctgcattgcagaatcctgatactgacttctacctcctgatctgcctccaaatccacgtcctccttATCCTCGACcatgttggccactgaactgactgcatgccatgctggaagcaccaggataaaaCTGACGAGGAATATTTACAATAGaatcctgtgaccccatctgtggctcgctgaatatggggcattccctagcaaagtgacctagttggccacacctgaaacatactcctgaacccatcagataaggtcctgaatgtcctcttccacactgtgcgcaaagtgccaaggaggatcctgaaccaaacCTAAAATCCAGATTAATCGTGACCACCGCTGGATCCGCACTGGTCCagatcctcgagatttgtgtctaaaaccactcctcttgttcctactttttcctctgtaattactttggcctctgctatccggagcacccatgtggggaacacctgaagaaccctctgctctatttttctttgctcttccactgtcatctccggtgtagctaatctcaatctgtcgggcttgatcaactaccacatcaaaagactgatcagacatcatggccaggtttgcatacctcctgtccagcccctttaggaacctttttaccttcatactttctgtagccactgctgtaggggcatatctgctcagttccagaaattctgtagcatattcatcaacAGACCttccattctgccttaaggcctcaaaggcccactacttttgatctctgaaactttttggcacaaacctgttgataaaTAGTTCTacaaactgggtccatgacaaaccttccatccgaggtaatatgtagtcattcatccattgtctaggcataggccccatgacatgctgcacacactctatgagcctcctatcagtcaactgcaactccatccctgcctATTTGCAGGAATCTGAAAACCGataggcatcgtctgacacatcataagtactaggcaccaatttcttgaaattaattatctgtttgaaaggttcccctcttggtgcggtggattgctgctgttggggagggtggaccatatactgtgccatcatatcgatggttctctgcaaaccagctagagtagctgccattgggtccatgggacccgagGCCACAAAAGACTATTCCTGAACTggtggtggctgctcctctacttgagcagctctaggcctcctaccctgcctcctcgagcaggcgcctcatcctgtgccaacacctcgtcaggcacatctggttctggtgtagTAGCAGCAGCTCTCCtgtttctacgcattttcctgaaatttagcagcgttagcccacaaaatttcaaaactgcatattagataactctatagactcatatgtacacacaatatatggagcagaaactagaagcaaaaatgacaatgcaagacaaatgtggaccctattttctgcatgtgactcctattagactctttccAACACTGTAGACAAATATTCCTTataaatctggagcctaagctctgataccacatttgtcatgacccaacctatgggccggaccggcactaggacctgggccagcttaaagcccccaaggcccgtagtaagcctaactattccttaacccaactctaaggcccatttgagcccaatttcaagaattcaaccgaacagagttcggccataaaatggaccttttaacggggagtttttgactcacccgacctgtaaacacaatatataatccattagggagctcagctcacccttcatatactcataataacataaaaataaatgggagctcggctccctcatccagtccaacatacatgcatgtaataagtttacaggtccaacatggcaaattatattatagacccagatcaaataaatatttctaacacatgcggaaattctaggagttaacaaaattaaacaaatattacagacattaatagacgacctgcgaagaagaaaagcaggttaaccacaataataatccttctgtagcctggaaaaataatgaataggaatgagcgttcgactcagagagaaaaatatcaattttaaccataatctctacaactatctaaagctaatgtaccctgtagagtgaaatgcaacattgtcaatattttcacatcataacagcaaaaaggtaatctggagcactcacacacccgataaggtcaaacaatacatatatgggagctgatcccctatacagtccTTTTAATCCAACttctgccagcgaagatctcaagccagacttttgcttaataaaccaatacgggatcccagcaaagaactcaagccgtgtctaccctgaaggaccgagtcccagcgaagatctcaagtcgtgtctacccgtcctgtccatatccaacactataccacacgcatgccaatgcacacacactgctccaaattaccacaaacaacatccatggcacttcaacatttataaatgcaatgtaaaatgtgcctagtatttaactacatagatacatacatataagtgatgcatgggcatgctgaaacatataataatatcgaaattacaattaaaattaatattttactcacagacttgatcgcagtcactgtggcggctgggtggaggaggaagattgtcccggcttacctgacaattttattacaattattcagtacatttgactcaatacaaactaagaaaaagatcaAAGATGTCTTAAGTCGTGCTAAAAATTCGATagagtcttccctatacctaggacctacccaacctgcaaaagggcttaaaacgcacttctatattcacaaaccatacacccacaactcaatcacatcacacagccccttctgggcccatccaaatagtcatcaatcacaatatgtaaaattatagtttagtccttataattgaccctttttgcaaaaactacccaaataagctctaaaaattttaaaactttgccccgcggtccttagcaatattactaagctaatgcaaaaagaatcataattttctgagctaccacgaatattttatggatttttaatcccattcaagcactagaaaattaagaaaaagtaaggttcgggtttacctatgc
This Hevea brasiliensis isolate MT/VB/25A 57/8 unplaced genomic scaffold, ASM3005281v1 Scaf1, whole genome shotgun sequence DNA region includes the following protein-coding sequences:
- the LOC110667307 gene encoding auxin-responsive protein SAUR19-like; this translates as MGIRLTEMICYAKDVIRRKSMSKRPFLQQPSAPRANVPRGHFVIYVGEEQKKKKRFVVPISYLKQPSFQKLLSKAEEEFGFSYPMGGLVLPCPEDEFIIATSHLNT